GGAGGAGCGAGACGCCCTTCGGTGTGTAGGCGTACTTGTGGAGGTCGGCCGAGATGCTCGTGACGCCCTCGACCGAGAAGTCCCACGGGTGCTGGACCAGCCCGTCACGCTCGAGCCACGGGAGCACCCACCCGCCGATGCACGCGTCGACGTGGAACCGGACGCCGTGCTGCGACGCGAGCTCCGCGATCTCGGGGATCGGGTCGACGACGCCGTGCGCGTACGACGGCGCGCTCGCCGCGACGAGCACCACGCGACCGGCGTGAGCGGCGAGCGCGTCTCCGATCGCAGCCGCGTCGGCACGCAAGGTGCCCGCATCCACGGGCACGGTGATGCGTTCGACGCCGAAGTAGTGGGCAGCCTTGTGGAACGCGGCGTGGATCGAGCTCGGCACGACCATGGCCGGCCGCTCGATCTCGGGGTGCGCGTCACGAGCGGTCTGGACGGCGAGGAGCACCGACTCCGTCCCACCAGAGGTGACCGTGCCGACCGCGCCGCCGGGCGCGTGGAACAACGGCTTCGCGAACGCCACGAGATCGCGCTCCATGGCGAGCAGGCTCGGGAACGCCGTCGGATCGAGACCGTTGGTCGCGCCGTAGGACGCCAGAGCCTCCCGGCCCAGCGCATCGGCCTCGGCGATGCCGGAGTCGTACACGTAGGCGAGCGTGCGGCCCCCGTGGGTCGGCAGATCGCCGTCACGCAGCGCGGCGAGCCGTGCGCGGATGGCGTCGGGATCCTCGTGGGGGACGGTCATGGTGTCGGCTCCTGGGTGGTCGGGGTGGGCTCGCCGAGCGCAGCCCGGCGGTCGTCGAGCGTGTAGCGGCGCAGCCACAGCAGGCTGAGTGCCACGATGATCGCAGGCACCACCGAGATGCCGAGGGCGATCGCGGTCACCGCGGAGTCGGGCTGGGCGACGTCCGTCTCGCCACGCGACGACACGTAGCCGCCGAGCGCGAGCACGAGCGCATAGAGTCCGGGCCCGATCGCCAGACCCAACGTCTCCCCCGCCGTCCACACGCCGGTGAAGACCCCGATCCGGTTCTCGCCCGTGCGCGCGGCGTGCTCCGCGGCCACGTCCGGGATCATCGCCATCGGGAAGACCTGCGCGCCGGCGTAGCCGATGCCGACGACCGCAGCCGCCGCATACGCCAAGGACGGCGTCGCGGACAACGTCACCAGGAGGCCGAGCATGCCGAGCACCAGGAACCCGCTCGCCACCACGTAGCCGTAGCGCTTGCCGCGTCGAGCCGCGAGCCGCTCCCACAGCGGCGTCACGACCAGGGCCGGCCCGACGAAGGCGACGAACAGGAAGGTCGCGGCCCCGCCGCCGTCGAGCAGGTTGTCCGACGCGTAGGCGACGCCGGCCAGCATCGCGCCGACGCCGAGCGCCTGGAAGACGAAGGTGATCAGCAGGTTGCGAAAGTCCGGGGCCTGGGCCACCAGCCGCAGCTGGTCGCGCATCGTGCCCCCGGCCGTCGCCACGCCGTAGTCGGGGGCTCGCCTCGTCCCGACGTAGGCGCCGAGGACACCGAGGAGCAGGACCACACCGATGTAGACGCCCATCACGCGGTAGCCGGTGGCCTCCGAGGTGGCGTCCCCGACCAGGTCGACGACGAGCGGCGCCGTGGCGCCGGAGAGCAGGATCGCAAGAGCGAGGACGACCACACGCCAGGTCATCAAGCGGGTGCGCTCGTCGTAGTCCAGAGTCATCTCCGCCGGCATGGCGACGTAAGGGACCTGGAAGAACGCGTACGCACTCGCGCAGGCCACGAACATGACGACGACCCAGGAGCCGGCCAGCCATGTCGGGTCCTCGGGACCGGCGAAGATCAGCGCGAACGCGATCGCGAGCAGCACCCCCGCTCGCAGCAGGAACGGACGCCTCCGGCCCAACGGGTGTGTCGACCGGTCGCTGATGCGTCCGGCGACGGGGTTCAGGACGACGTCCCACGCCTTCGGCAGGAACACCATCGCGCCGGCGAGTCCCGCCGCGATGCCGAGGGTGTCGGTCAGATAGGGCAGCAGCAGCAGGCCGGGGACGGTGCCGAAGGTGCCGGTCGCGACGGAGCCGAGGGCGTAGCCGCGCCGGACGGCGGGTGCGAGCGGAGCCGAGGTGGCGGAGGACATGCGACGTTTCTACCGCATCGTCACGCCGCACCGTCCAGGTCGACACCCCAGGCCTCGAGGTCGTCCACGCGCGCGAGCGCCCAGCCGTTGCGGTCGATGCGGAGGGCGGCCGGGCGCTCGAGTCCGAGCCACCTCGTCGGCCGAGCCTTGAAGCCGAGCAGCAGGAGCTCGGCGGCGGCAGCACCCTCGTCAGCGAAGCGGCGCGGGTCGGACAGGTAGTCCGACGCCTCTATCTCGTCCACCCGGTCGCCGGACCAGCGCGCGATCCGTTCGACCGCCTCGTCGCGCGACGCGACCGTCGAGCGGACCACGTCGCGAGCCTCGACGAGCCAGGTCAGTCGTCCTCCGCTCGACCACGACTCGAGGAGCACGACCGGCGCCCCCTCGTCGAGGAGCGCCCACGGGAAGTGGCGGTGCCGCCACAGACTCCAGTAGGCGCGGTCGCGCACCTGCGGCTCGGAGTCTCGGCCGTCGGCGACATCCGCGCGGCGAGCACGGCGGCGGTGCAGAACGAGTACGGTCTTCACAGGTCCTCCTCTGGGTCAACGAACCACGACCGTAGAAGGACGGGCGGGCCTCGCGCGGCGCGCGTCCACAGATGCCGGCTGCAGGCACGTGGTTTCCACAAGGCCTGGTCTTGGCTCGCCTGTTCACACAGATATGCGCCGTATCTGTCGGCTCCAGGTCTTGCGCAACTTGTCTCTCGGGCGATCGGCGGCAAGGATACGGACCAGATCACCCAACGATGGAGCGCCCTACATGCCCCTTTCCCGCTCACCTCTCGGTCCCTTGCGGCCAGGTGACCGTGTTGCACTGGTCGCGCCCGCCGGGCCTGTTCCGACCGAACAGCTCGACCGCGCGGCCGCGCTGCTCGGGTCCTGGGACCTCGAGCCGGTCGAGGGAAAGCACGTCCGTGACCGCCACCCGCGGGTCGACTACCTCGCCGGCGAGGACGCCGACCGCGCCGCCGACCTCTCGGACGCATGGTGCGATCCGTCGATCGACGCCGTCTTCTGCGTCCGCGGCGGCTACGGCTCCGCTCGCGTGCTCGACCACCTCGACGACGACGGGCTGCGGGCCGCGCCCCCGAAGCCGCTCTACGGCAGCTCGGACGTCACGGCGATCCACGAGTACTGGCACGAGATGCTCGCTGTCCCGACCTGGTTCACCCCGATGGTCGCCACCCTCGCCCTTCTCGACGACGACGCCGCGACGGCCGAGCTGCGCCGCGCGGTGCTCGAACCCTGGGAGGGGCGAACCTACGCGAGAAGCGGTGCCGCGACGATCACTCCAGGGCGGGCCTCAGGGACGCTCGTCGGCGGGAACCTTGCCGTCCTCGCGATGACCATCGGCGCGCACAGCCGTCCGCCGCGCCGGCCAGGACCCCACCTCGCCCTGATCGAGGACGTCAACGAGGAGCCGTACCGCATCGACGGCTTCCTGACGTCGCTGCTGCGGTCGGGCTGGTTCGACGGCGTCTCCGGCGTCGTCCTCGGCAGCTGGGACGGGTGCGGCGACCTCGACGCCGTCCGCGAGGTGTGCAGCGATCGCCTCGGCCCGCTCGGCGTCCCCGTCGCCTGGGAGCTCGGCTTCGGACACGGACCCGCAGCTCCGAGCATCCCGCTCGGCATCGTGGCCGACCTGGATGCGTCGGCTCCCGCTCTCACCCTCGCACGCCCACGGGAGCAGCGATGACAGACGACACACCAGCACGCCCGCAACGGCGGTCGGCGGCCCTGCTGAAGCGCCGCCTCGTCGACGAGCAGCGCAAACAGCTCGACGCCATGCTCGACTGGGCCCTGACGGACACGACGCTCGAGGAGATGGCGGCCCAGATCGTCGGGGCCCGTCGGCGGTTCATCATCGGCGCCACCCAGTCGTTCGCGTACGCGTCCCTTCTCGCGCTCGATCTCAGCGCAAGCCTCGCCAACGTGCACCTCGTGGACGGCACGATCATCCGCCCGATCGACGTCCTCAGCGACGTCCGGAGCTCGGACGTGCTGGTCGCGTTCTCGCTGCACCGCTACCGGAAGTACACGATCGACATCGCCACCACGTTCCGGGACGCCGGTGGCCGCCTGCTCGTGATCACCGACTCCCCCGATGCGCCGCTGGCGACGATGGAGGGCGCCGACGTCGTGCTCGTCCCCCCGGCCGGAATGTCCTTCGACGAGTCCCCCTCGAGCATGAGCCTCGTGATCGGCCTCATCGCCTCGCTCACCGCGGCGAGCGCGAAGGGTTCCGGGCGTCGCAGCGCCCAGCGCGACCACCTCGGCGAGGTGCTCGACCTGTACGCCGACTGACCTGCCGACGCGTTTCTTGGACGGGTGACCTAGATCACCCGAGAACATGCGTCATTTCGGACATGGTCGTCCGTTTCATCTATGTCACGGGGTCGGGATCTACACCCCCTGCCCGATCCCGTGACCTCAGGAAGGGCCGCTCACGTCTCCCCCGGCGAGAGCGGCCCGACCGCTTTCCGGGGTCGGCTCACCGCGACCCGAACGACGTTTCGGCGCCGGCGACTGGGGGTAGAATCGACGCGTCCCCCCGGTCGACCTGAGGGGTGCGCGATGCCGTGGATCGTGTGGTTGGTGCTCGCCGTCCTGCTCGGCGTGGCGGAGGCCCTCACGCTGACGTTCGCCCTGGGCCTGCTCGCCGTCGCCGCGCTGGTCGCCGCCGTCGTGGCGGGCATGGGCGGGTCGCTGCTGGTCCAGCTGCTCGCGTTCGCCGTCACCGGCGCCGCCACGATCCTCGTCGTCCGACCCGTGGCTCGCCGTCACCTGCTGCAGCCTCCTGTCGTACGCGACGGCAGCGACGCCCTCGTCGGCCGCGTCGCCGTCGTCACCGAAGAGGTCACTGCCCTGCACGGGTTGGTCCGGGTGTCCGGGGAGGAGTGGTCGGCCCGGGCGTTCGACGAGAGCGAGGTCATCCCCGCGGGGACGCGGGTCGACGTGATCGAGATCGACGGTGCGACCGCCGTCGTCCACTTCTGGGGGGTCTGATGGAGCTCATCGTCCCGATCGTCGTGCTCGCGGTGGTGGTTGCGTTCCTCGTGCTCTCCACCGTCCGGGTGGTGCCGCAGGCCCGTCGCTACAACGTGGAGCGGTTCGGTCGCTATCGCACGACCCTCCAGCCCGGGCTGAACTTCATCATCCCGCTCGTCGACCGCATCAACACCAAGCTCGACGTCCGTGAGCAGGTCGTGTCGTCGCGACCGCAGCCGGTGATCACCGAGGACAACCTGGTCGTGAACATCGACACGGTGCTCTACTACCAGATCACCGACCCGCGCGCGGCAGCGTACGAGGTCGCCCACTACCTGCAGGCCATCGACCAGCTGACCGTCACCACGCTCCGCAACGTCATCGGCTCGATGGACCTCGAGCAGACCCTCACCTCGCGCGAGGAGATCAACGCCCGACTGCGCAACGTCCTGGACGACGCCACCGGCAAGTGGGGCATCCGGGTGAACCGCGTCGAGATCAAGGCGATCGACCCGCCGTCGACGATCAAGGAGGCGATGGAGAAGCAGATGCGCGCGGAGCGGGACAAGCGGGCGCTCATCCTCCATGCCGAGGGTGAACGGCAGGCCAAGATCCTCACCGCCGAGGGCACCCGCCAGCAGGAGATCCTTGTCGCGCAGGGCGACCGGCAGGCGGCGATCCTCCGCGCCGACGGCGAGGCGACCGCGCTGGAGCGCGTGTTCCAGGCGGTGCACCGCAACGACGCAGACCCGAAGGTCCTCGCGTACAAGTACCTCGAGATGCTCCCCCACCTCGCCGGCGGTGAGCACAGCACGTTCTGGGTCATCCCCGGCGAGCTGACCCAGGCGGTGCGGGCCGTGTCCGAGGCGTTCGGAGGAACCGCGCAGCCAGAGGGGACGTCGAAGGCAGAGGGGACGTCGAATGCACAGGACGCAGTAGAGGCGTCCCCGCCGGCCGGCGGGACCGAGTCGCTCGAGCCTTCACGCACCGATCCGGTCGCGGCGGCCGAGCGTGTCGCACGCCAGGCACAGGACGCCGTCGCGGATGCCCGCGCGGAGGTCGCTGCGGCCGAGCGCGGGTTGGACTAGCTGACCCAGGTCGCCCGGGCGCCTCACGTGAGGTGCCGGACGAAGAACCTGGCCGCGTCCTCCCCCGCGAACTGCGGGACGCCGGTGTGCCCGCCCATGTTGGCGTGCAGCGTCTTCTCCCGGGAGCCGAAGGCGTCGAAGAGGTCCAGCGCCAGCTGCCGGTCGTTCCCCTCGTCGTCCCACTGCAGGAGGACGTGCAGCGGGATCGCGACCTGCCGCGCCTCGTCGAACATGGCGCGGGGCACGAAGCTCCCGGCGAAGAGTCCGGCGGCAGCGATGCGTGGCTCGACCACGGCCAGCCGGATGCCGATGGCGATCACCCCGCCCGAGAAGCCCACCGGGCCGCGAAGCTCGGGCAGCGAGAGGAGCGCATCGAGGGTGGTCTGCCACTCCGGGACCGCCTTCTCGACAAGCGGCAGGACCAGACGGTCGACGATCTCGTCGACGGGGTCACCGGTGGCCAGCGCTTGGCGCAGATCGGCGCGCGCCTGCTCGGCGCCGGCCGATCGGCGACGTTCACCGCCCCCGGGCAGCTCGATGGTGGCGGCGGCGAATCCGTTCGCCATGGCCTGCCGGGCTCGCCCCGCCAGCCGGGGATGCATCGCGCGCAGACCGCCGGGATGTCCGAGCAGGATCAGCGGCGACGGTGACGAAGCAGGCGTCCACAGGGTGCCGGGGATCTCGCCGAGGGTGAAGTCGCGTTCGAGGCTGCCGTCGTCCAGGCGCCGTTCGGAGATGAAGTGCATGGTCGTGCCTTTCGGGAGTGCTCGTTGAGCGGCGCTCCCCGGACGACCTATCGCCCGACCGTGACCCCAGCGAGGAGCACCCACGTGGATACGTTCACGCAGACCACCTCCTCGAATCTCGTACGGCCTCCGGGAGGTTAACAACGGTCGTCGTCCTCCGCCAACCGCTTTAGCAGCGGCGGTCGTCTCCCACGACCTTCTGGAGCAGGTCGACG
Above is a genomic segment from Mumia sp. Pv4-285 containing:
- a CDS encoding pyridoxal phosphate-dependent decarboxylase family protein — encoded protein: MTVPHEDPDAIRARLAALRDGDLPTHGGRTLAYVYDSGIAEADALGREALASYGATNGLDPTAFPSLLAMERDLVAFAKPLFHAPGGAVGTVTSGGTESVLLAVQTARDAHPEIERPAMVVPSSIHAAFHKAAHYFGVERITVPVDAGTLRADAAAIGDALAAHAGRVVLVAASAPSYAHGVVDPIPEIAELASQHGVRFHVDACIGGWVLPWLERDGLVQHPWDFSVEGVTSISADLHKYAYTPKGVSLLLHGSPDLRRPQFFASADWPGYTMLNATLQSTKSGGPLAAAWAVVSYFGDAGYHALARTAYDGSRALVEGIDRIEHLALASQPDTTLVAIATDDTCDVFTISDAMLARGWFVQPQMAYAGIPATLHLTVSAATAPIVGDFLRALQESVDEAVAAGPIEVDPQLRAAAAAIDPATLDDAAFDGLLSLAGLAGGDAGAASSVTLPEQMAPVNALLDAAPSGLREAMLVAFLDRLTRSQ
- a CDS encoding MFS transporter — encoded protein: MSSATSAPLAPAVRRGYALGSVATGTFGTVPGLLLLPYLTDTLGIAAGLAGAMVFLPKAWDVVLNPVAGRISDRSTHPLGRRRPFLLRAGVLLAIAFALIFAGPEDPTWLAGSWVVVMFVACASAYAFFQVPYVAMPAEMTLDYDERTRLMTWRVVVLALAILLSGATAPLVVDLVGDATSEATGYRVMGVYIGVVLLLGVLGAYVGTRRAPDYGVATAGGTMRDQLRLVAQAPDFRNLLITFVFQALGVGAMLAGVAYASDNLLDGGGAATFLFVAFVGPALVVTPLWERLAARRGKRYGYVVASGFLVLGMLGLLVTLSATPSLAYAAAAVVGIGYAGAQVFPMAMIPDVAAEHAARTGENRIGVFTGVWTAGETLGLAIGPGLYALVLALGGYVSSRGETDVAQPDSAVTAIALGISVVPAIIVALSLLWLRRYTLDDRRAALGEPTPTTQEPTP
- a CDS encoding S66 peptidase family protein translates to MPLSRSPLGPLRPGDRVALVAPAGPVPTEQLDRAAALLGSWDLEPVEGKHVRDRHPRVDYLAGEDADRAADLSDAWCDPSIDAVFCVRGGYGSARVLDHLDDDGLRAAPPKPLYGSSDVTAIHEYWHEMLAVPTWFTPMVATLALLDDDAATAELRRAVLEPWEGRTYARSGAATITPGRASGTLVGGNLAVLAMTIGAHSRPPRRPGPHLALIEDVNEEPYRIDGFLTSLLRSGWFDGVSGVVLGSWDGCGDLDAVREVCSDRLGPLGVPVAWELGFGHGPAAPSIPLGIVADLDASAPALTLARPREQR
- a CDS encoding MurR/RpiR family transcriptional regulator; this encodes MTDDTPARPQRRSAALLKRRLVDEQRKQLDAMLDWALTDTTLEEMAAQIVGARRRFIIGATQSFAYASLLALDLSASLANVHLVDGTIIRPIDVLSDVRSSDVLVAFSLHRYRKYTIDIATTFRDAGGRLLVITDSPDAPLATMEGADVVLVPPAGMSFDESPSSMSLVIGLIASLTAASAKGSGRRSAQRDHLGEVLDLYAD
- a CDS encoding NfeD family protein codes for the protein MPWIVWLVLAVLLGVAEALTLTFALGLLAVAALVAAVVAGMGGSLLVQLLAFAVTGAATILVVRPVARRHLLQPPVVRDGSDALVGRVAVVTEEVTALHGLVRVSGEEWSARAFDESEVIPAGTRVDVIEIDGATAVVHFWGV
- a CDS encoding SPFH domain-containing protein, producing the protein MELIVPIVVLAVVVAFLVLSTVRVVPQARRYNVERFGRYRTTLQPGLNFIIPLVDRINTKLDVREQVVSSRPQPVITEDNLVVNIDTVLYYQITDPRAAAYEVAHYLQAIDQLTVTTLRNVIGSMDLEQTLTSREEINARLRNVLDDATGKWGIRVNRVEIKAIDPPSTIKEAMEKQMRAERDKRALILHAEGERQAKILTAEGTRQQEILVAQGDRQAAILRADGEATALERVFQAVHRNDADPKVLAYKYLEMLPHLAGGEHSTFWVIPGELTQAVRAVSEAFGGTAQPEGTSKAEGTSNAQDAVEASPPAGGTESLEPSRTDPVAAAERVARQAQDAVADARAEVAAAERGLD
- a CDS encoding dienelactone hydrolase family protein, which translates into the protein MHFISERRLDDGSLERDFTLGEIPGTLWTPASSPSPLILLGHPGGLRAMHPRLAGRARQAMANGFAAATIELPGGGERRRSAGAEQARADLRQALATGDPVDEIVDRLVLPLVEKAVPEWQTTLDALLSLPELRGPVGFSGGVIAIGIRLAVVEPRIAAAGLFAGSFVPRAMFDEARQVAIPLHVLLQWDDEGNDRQLALDLFDAFGSREKTLHANMGGHTGVPQFAGEDAARFFVRHLT